One Sphingopyxis macrogoltabida genomic region harbors:
- a CDS encoding 1-deoxy-D-xylulose-5-phosphate reductoisomerase — translation MARRLSLFGATGSVGQSTLDLVRRDGEAWQIGVLTANSDVAELAKLAKEFRPDVAVIADEARHAELQEALAGTGIEASAGAEALVEAAKRPADLVMAAIVGCAGLAPTMAAIEAGTDVALANKEALVSAGELMTAAARASGSTLLPVDSEHNAIFQCLAGGKIDQVRRIILTASGGPFRTMSAADMARVTPAQAVAHPNWSMGAKISVDSATMMNKGLELIEAYHLFPVGLDRIEILVHPQSVIHSLVEYIDCSTLAQLGSPDMRIPIASALAWPERMATPCAPLDLATISRLDFEAPDEIRFPATALCRAAIAEGGARPAQLNAANEVAVAAFLAGRISFPAIVDTVRRVIDAEAPPMPVSLHDIFSVDAASRAAAQHFVDHYEHA, via the coding sequence ATGGCGCGGCGCCTCTCGCTGTTCGGCGCCACCGGATCGGTCGGCCAATCGACCCTCGACCTTGTCCGGCGCGATGGCGAGGCGTGGCAGATCGGCGTGCTGACCGCGAACAGCGACGTCGCCGAGCTGGCAAAGCTGGCGAAGGAATTCCGGCCCGATGTCGCGGTGATCGCCGACGAGGCGCGCCATGCCGAGCTCCAGGAGGCGCTGGCCGGGACGGGGATCGAAGCGAGTGCCGGCGCCGAAGCGCTGGTCGAAGCGGCAAAGCGCCCCGCCGACCTTGTCATGGCGGCGATCGTCGGCTGCGCCGGCCTCGCGCCGACGATGGCGGCGATCGAGGCGGGCACCGATGTCGCGCTGGCGAATAAGGAGGCGCTCGTTTCGGCGGGCGAATTGATGACCGCGGCGGCGCGCGCCTCGGGTTCGACGCTGCTGCCGGTCGACAGCGAGCATAATGCGATCTTCCAGTGCCTTGCGGGCGGCAAGATCGATCAGGTCCGCCGGATCATCCTGACCGCGAGCGGCGGTCCGTTCCGCACCATGAGCGCCGCCGACATGGCGCGCGTCACGCCGGCGCAGGCGGTTGCGCATCCCAATTGGTCGATGGGCGCCAAGATCAGCGTCGATTCGGCAACGATGATGAACAAGGGCCTCGAACTCATCGAGGCTTATCATCTGTTCCCGGTCGGCCTCGACCGCATCGAGATTCTTGTCCACCCGCAGTCGGTGATCCACAGCCTCGTCGAATATATCGACTGCTCGACGCTGGCACAGCTTGGTTCGCCCGACATGCGCATCCCGATCGCGAGCGCTCTTGCCTGGCCGGAACGGATGGCGACGCCGTGCGCGCCGCTCGACCTAGCGACGATCTCGCGGCTCGATTTCGAGGCGCCCGACGAAATACGCTTCCCCGCGACCGCGCTGTGCCGCGCCGCGATCGCCGAGGGCGGCGCGCGCCCGGCGCAACTCAACGCCGCGAACGAGGTGGCGGTCGCCGCGTTCCTCGCCGGCCGCATTTCCTTTCCCGCCATCGTCGACACAGTGCGCCGGGTGATCGACGCCGAAGCGCCGCCGATGCCGGTATCGCTTCACGACATATTCAGCGTCGACGCCGCATCACGCGCGGCTGCGCAGCATTTTGTGGACCATTACGAACATGCTTGA
- a CDS encoding phosphatidate cytidylyltransferase, with amino-acid sequence MASGKSDLWVRIGSAIVMFAIAGTALWFGGIAFGLLLLVGGALVLVEWFALVRVMAVPGGTKKILLLLGPLLVAGSMAGLWYIRDHLGVTAALWVFGMVWATDIGAYFAGRAFGGARLAPTISPSKTWSGLIGGMIAALVASATIGDRGGIIGVPLWIGLFMGLAAQLGDLAQSWMKRRAGVKDSGKLIPGHGGLFDRVDGLLPVALILGGLAVAGQIAVRAAG; translated from the coding sequence ATGGCATCTGGCAAATCGGACCTGTGGGTGCGGATCGGATCGGCGATCGTGATGTTCGCGATCGCGGGGACGGCGCTGTGGTTCGGTGGCATCGCCTTCGGCCTGCTGCTGCTGGTCGGCGGCGCGCTCGTGCTCGTCGAATGGTTCGCGCTCGTCCGCGTGATGGCGGTTCCCGGCGGGACGAAGAAGATATTGCTGCTGCTCGGTCCGCTGCTCGTCGCGGGATCGATGGCCGGGCTCTGGTATATTCGCGACCATCTGGGCGTCACGGCGGCGCTGTGGGTGTTCGGCATGGTATGGGCGACCGACATCGGTGCCTATTTCGCCGGCCGCGCCTTTGGCGGCGCGCGTCTTGCGCCGACGATCAGCCCGTCGAAGACCTGGTCGGGGCTGATCGGCGGCATGATCGCTGCGCTCGTCGCCAGCGCGACGATCGGCGACCGTGGCGGCATCATCGGCGTGCCGCTGTGGATCGGCTTGTTCATGGGGCTCGCCGCGCAGCTTGGCGATCTGGCGCAAAGCTGGATGAAGCGCCGCGCCGGGGTCAAGGATTCGGGCAAGCTGATTCCGGGCCATGGCGGTCTGTTCGACCGCGTCGACGGCCTGCTTCCGGTTGCGTTGATCCTCGGCGGCCTCGCTGTTGCGGGCCAGATCGCCGTGCGCGCGGCCGGCTGA
- the uppS gene encoding polyprenyl diphosphate synthase has product MRTDFEVLPVSVSDHGARHVAIIMDGNGRWAKKRLLPRVAGHKAGVEAVRTIVRAAGDLGIEAMTLYAFSSENWKRPEEEVSDLMGLMKRFILSDLDEFAANDVKLKVIGNWRALAPDVVALIDNALERTSGNKRTTLAVALNYGAQDELVRAATAAAAEGLITEDSIAAHLDTADMPPLDLLIRTSGEVRLSNFLLWQSAYAELYFTDTLWPDFKPADLKAALDQFARRDRRYGGL; this is encoded by the coding sequence ATGCGAACGGATTTTGAGGTTCTTCCTGTGAGTGTTTCGGATCACGGTGCGCGCCATGTCGCCATCATCATGGATGGCAACGGTCGCTGGGCGAAGAAGCGCCTGCTGCCCCGCGTCGCCGGTCACAAGGCGGGCGTCGAGGCGGTGCGCACGATCGTCCGCGCCGCCGGCGATCTCGGCATCGAGGCGATGACGCTCTATGCTTTCAGTTCCGAAAACTGGAAGCGGCCCGAAGAGGAAGTCAGCGACCTGATGGGGCTGATGAAGCGCTTCATCCTCTCCGACCTCGACGAATTCGCCGCCAATGACGTGAAGCTGAAAGTGATCGGCAATTGGCGCGCGCTCGCCCCCGATGTTGTCGCGCTGATCGACAATGCGCTCGAGCGCACGTCGGGCAACAAGCGCACGACACTGGCGGTGGCGCTCAATTACGGCGCGCAGGACGAACTGGTGCGCGCCGCGACCGCGGCAGCGGCGGAGGGGCTGATTACCGAGGATAGTATCGCCGCGCATCTCGACACCGCCGACATGCCACCGCTCGATCTGCTCATCCGCACGTCGGGCGAGGTCCGGCTGTCGAATTTCCTGCTCTGGCAGTCGGCCTACGCCGAACTTTACTTTACCGACACATTGTGGCCGGATTTCAAGCCCGCCGACCTGAAGGCGGCGCTCGACCAGTTTGCGCGGCGCGATCGTCGTTACGGGGGATTATGA